A genomic window from Lotus japonicus ecotype B-129 chromosome 1, LjGifu_v1.2 includes:
- the LOC130736055 gene encoding uncharacterized protein LOC130736055, whose product MIKLLASYNKEVDDVVLENARQNAKYTSPTIQKEIVHVFARNVQSDIRKEIGDAKFCLLVDEARDESKREQMALVIRFVDKNGYVKKHFLDIIHIALVASAKEVVDAHAFFQNLNMIVNVVGSSCKRNDELHATYANEILRYCGLDALLEDVRSFCDSRSIEVPDMSSSFSYIIRSRRQKDKVTIEHHYRIDVFNAVIDQLKELNTRFSEQATELLKLSTTLDPKNSFKSFNVGHIYNLVEKFYPSDFSGQEKIQLAYELQHYEFDVIKDVKFQNLSTIGELCQKLVETEKSNVYPLLDRLL is encoded by the exons ATGATTAAACTTTTGGCTTCTTATAATAAGGAAGTAGATGATGTTGTCTTGGAAAATGCCCGTCAAAATGCAAAGTACACATCACCTACTATTCAAAAAGAAATCGTACATGTTTTTGCAAGGAATGTGCAAAGTGATATTCGGAAAGAGATTGGTGATGCAAAATTTTGTTTACTTGTTGATGAAGCTCGTGATGAATCTAAGAGGGAGCAAATGGCTCTTGTCATTAGATTTGTTGATAAGAATGGATATGTTAAGAAGCATTTCTTGGATATAATACAT ATTGCTCTTGTTGCTTCGGCTAAAGAAGTAGTTGATGCTCATGCTTTTTTTCAAAACTTGAATATGATTGTCAATGTTGTAGGTTCTTCTTGTAAACGCAATGATGAGTTGCATGCTACTTATGCAAATGAAATT TTAAGATATTGTGGTTTGGATGCTCTTCTAGAAGATGTTAGATCTTTTTGTGATAGTCGATCTATTGAAGTTCCAGACATGAGCTCTTCTTTCTCTTACATAATTCGATCTCGTCGTCAAAAGGATAAAGTGACAATAGAGCACCATTATCGTATTGATGTATTTAATGCTGTCATCGATCAGTTGAAAGAATTGAATACCAGGTTCAGTGAGCAAGCAACTGAGCTTCTTAAATTGAGCACAACTTTAGATCCTAAGAATTCATTCAAGTCATTTAATGTTGGGCATATCTACAATCTTGTGGAGAAATTCTATCCTTCGGATTTTTCTGGCCAAGAAAAGATTCAATTAGCGTATGAATTGCAACATTATGAATTTGATGTGATCAAAGATGTCAAGTTTCAGAATTTGTCCACTATTGGTGAATTGTGTCAAAAGTTAGTTGAGACTGAAAAATCAAATGTCTATCCTTTACTTGATAGATTGTTGTGA
- the LOC130709452 gene encoding chaperone protein dnaJ 49-like, which translates to MDGNKDDALKCFRIAKEALESGDRSRALKFVSKARRLDPTLPVDDLLTAIGGGGGAGDNPTEAAAEPGKPAADNPSVRRRSSAAAAPVPPSSSSSSSASYTTEQVSIIREIKRKKNYYEILGLEKSCTVEDVRKSYRKLSLKVHPDKNKAPGAEEAFKAVSKAFQCLGNEESKRKYDLSGEDESVYERRAAARPGPGAARAYNGYYEADFDADEIFRNFFFGGMRPTATASFGGFSFGPGMGHRHADNDNHGSGGGFNARALIQLFPVLLILLINFLPSSEPIYTLSQSYPYEHRVTTPRGVNYYVKSTKFAQDYPEGTRERETVEDKVEREYFGILRQNCQFELQRRQWGYIKETPHCDILRKYELVN; encoded by the coding sequence ATGGATGGGAACAAGGACGATGCGCTCAAGtgtttcagaatcgccaaagaGGCGTTAGAAAGCGGCGATCGGTCACGCGCGTTGAAATTCGTGAGCAAAGCTCGCCGTCTCGACCCCACTCTGCCCGTCGACGATCTATTGACGGCGATAGGGGGCGGCGGCGGCGCAGGCGACAATCCCACCGAAGCAGCTGCCGAGCCGGGGAAGCCCGCTGCTGATAATCCCTCTGTCCGCCGAAGGTCTTCGGCCGCGGCAGCACCGGTTCCTccgtcatcctcatcatcatcgtcaGCCTCATACACCACGGAGCAGGTTTCAATTATCAGGGAAATTAAGAGGAAGAAGAACTACTACGAGATTCTAGGTTTAGAGAAGAGTTGCACCGTTGAGGACGTGCGGAAATCCTATAGAAAGCTCTCTCTGAAGGTCCATCCAGACAAGAACAAAGCCCCCGGCGCTGAGGAAGCGTTCAAGGCGGTGTCGAAGGCGTTTCAGTGTCTAGGCAATGAGGAGAGCAAGAGGAAGTATGATCTTTCCGGAGAAGATGAATCTGTCTATGAGAGGCGTGCTGCAGCGAGGCCGGGTCCGGGGGCGGCGAGGGCTTATAATGGCTACTATGAGGCTGATTTTGATGCTGATGAGATATTCAGgaatttcttctttggaggGATGCGTCCTACAGCAACAGCTAGCTTTGGAGGGTTTAGTTTTGGACCTGGGATGGGTCACAGGCATGCTGATAATGATAATCATGGCTCTGGTGGTGGCTTCAATGCACGCGCTTTGATTCAATTGTTTCCGGTCTTGCTTATTTTACTCATTAACTTTTTGCCCTCATCGGAACCAATCTATACACTTTCTCAAAGCTACCCTTATGAGCATAGAGTTACTACACCTAGGGGTGTTAACTACTATGTTAAGTCCACAAAGTTTGCTCAGGATTATCCTGAGGGTACCCGTGAGCGTGAGACGGTTGAGGACAAGGTTGAGAGGGAGTACTTCGGCATCCTTCGCCAGAACTGTCAGTTTGAGTTGCAGCGTCGCCAGTGGGGCTATATCAAAGAAACTCCACACTGTGATATTCTCCGGAAATATGAGTTGGTAAACTAA
- the LOC130710901 gene encoding uncharacterized protein LOC130710901, translating to MDPPEFDLEAYLEKIQREDTYILNHFRERRNLILEGSAPRGRKHLSRDHAGANQRLIADYFANEPTYDDGIFRRRYRMQKHVFLRIVADLSSSDSYFTQRVDAAKKEGISPLAKCTTAMRMLAYGVAADAVDEYIKIGETTALECLRRFCKGIIRLYKQEYMRAPTQEDLQRILQVSEMRGFPGMIGSIDYRSPVFDELEQGNAPRVNFIVNQRPYNMAYYLADGIYPSYPTFVKSIRLPQTEPDKCFAKHQEGCRKDIERAFGVLQARFKIIREPARFWDITDLGIIMRSCIILHNMIVEDERDSYAQRETDFEQAEGSGSSTPQPYSTEVLPAFVDHVRARSEFRDPNVHHQLQADLVKHIWAKFGMYDD from the exons atggatccacCAGAGTTTGATCTCGAAGCTTACCTTGAAAAAATCCAGAGAGAAGACACTTATATACTCAACCACTTTAGGGAGCGTCGAAATCTAATATTGGAGGGTAGCGCACCTCGTGGTAGAAAACATCTCAGTAGAGATCATGCAGGGGCAAACCAAAGGCTAATTgccgactactttgccaatgagcctacatacgacgatggaatattccgtcgccggtaccggatgcaaaaacatgtgttccttcgaatcgttgcggacctttcaagtagtgatagctacttcacccagcgagtcgatgcagcgaagaaagaaggtatatcgcccttagcaaaatgcaccacagcaatgcgaatgttagcatatggtgtggcagcagatgcagtcgatgagtacatcaaaataggagagactacagcattggagtgtttacgtagattctgtaaaggaatcatacgattgtataaGCAAGAGTACatgagagcaccaacccaagaggacctgcaaagaatactacaggttagtgaaatgcgggggttcccaggcatgatcgggagtattgact accggtcaccagtgtttgatgaattggaaCAGGGAAACGCTCCACGTGTGAATTTCATCGTGAaccaacgtccctataatatggcatactatctagctgatggtatctacccttcttatccaactttcgtcaagtctattagacttcctcaaactgaacccgataagtgctttgcaaaacatcaggagggatgtcggaaggacatcgaacgtgcatttggagtgcttcaagctcgttttaaaatcatccgtgaaccagctcgcttcTGGGACATaactgatttgggtatcatcatgaggtcatgcatcatattacataatatgattgttgaggatgaacgagattcatatgctcaacgcgagaccgattttgagcaagctgagggaagtggatctagtacaccgcaaccatactcgaccgaggtgttacccgcttttgtggatcatgtgcgtgctagatccgagttccgTGATCCAAATGTCCATCACCAACtacaagcagatctagtgaagcacatctgggcaaagtttggaatgtatgatgattaa